One window of Macrococcus sp. 19Msa1099 genomic DNA carries:
- a CDS encoding ATP-binding protein yields the protein MKYINSVVIKLWLTILFIVTTVLIILSVALMSFFNAYLMSESAHALKQQAEKVELVLMSRHDKSDAMNYVKELIENPAGLILITNKQDQHKNIEDPLKALMLKEIQTNKAFDAVYKKDETVVQSIEVNYQGSKHEYLLVGYPSQAFEYNGSAIFIYQDTNTISDAFNYIAIIIFLVALVLLILTTIFAFFLSTRITKPLIHLKQAAFKLARGERNEKIKVQSRDEIGELALAFNKMEEDITLNMNRISSERNLRDRLINAMEDGVLSFNMHLEKQLQNPMAEKFLDDINQQQIEALSDTVNKVMQSEDTVYNEITTKDKHYVLIVSPVDNPEIKQGNGAVAIIRDMTEEKKIDQMKQMFIANVSHELRTPIQMLQGYTEAILDGIVSEKSDVDEFLNIILDESKRLNRLVNELLNVARIDAGEQVLNLEATDIEELIERTIMNFKHVAEKHETDIQTHYRHHSKAWLDYDKMIQVITNIIDNALRYTVAGDVISIHTDEDDENLIISISDTGVGIAPKHIDNIFERFYKVDQARTRGKHGTGLGLFIVKSIIEGHHGSINVDSKVGKGTTFVISIPKVDDTKNNK from the coding sequence ATGAAATATATCAATAGTGTCGTTATTAAACTGTGGTTAACTATATTGTTTATAGTAACCACAGTTTTAATTATATTATCGGTTGCACTGATGAGCTTTTTTAATGCTTATTTGATGAGTGAATCTGCACATGCATTAAAGCAACAGGCAGAAAAAGTTGAACTCGTCCTTATGAGTCGGCATGACAAAAGTGATGCAATGAACTATGTGAAAGAACTGATCGAAAACCCTGCTGGACTGATATTGATTACGAATAAACAAGATCAACATAAGAACATTGAGGATCCGTTAAAAGCATTGATGTTAAAAGAAATTCAGACGAACAAAGCATTTGATGCTGTGTATAAAAAAGATGAAACTGTTGTTCAGTCAATCGAAGTCAATTATCAGGGCAGCAAACATGAATATCTGCTCGTAGGATACCCTTCTCAGGCATTTGAATATAATGGAAGCGCAATATTTATTTATCAAGATACCAATACGATATCCGATGCTTTCAACTACATCGCAATCATCATATTTTTAGTTGCACTCGTGCTGCTAATTTTGACGACAATATTTGCATTTTTCTTGTCTACACGTATAACTAAACCATTAATTCATCTGAAGCAAGCGGCGTTTAAACTTGCACGGGGTGAGCGAAATGAGAAAATCAAGGTTCAATCACGTGACGAAATTGGAGAACTTGCTCTTGCATTTAATAAGATGGAAGAAGATATTACTTTGAACATGAACAGGATATCTTCTGAAAGAAATTTGAGGGACAGATTAATCAATGCAATGGAGGATGGCGTGCTGAGTTTCAATATGCATCTAGAGAAGCAGCTTCAAAATCCAATGGCAGAGAAATTTCTGGATGACATCAACCAACAGCAGATTGAAGCCTTGAGTGATACTGTGAATAAAGTGATGCAGTCGGAAGATACGGTATATAATGAAATTACAACCAAAGATAAGCACTATGTGCTCATTGTTTCTCCAGTCGACAACCCAGAAATAAAACAAGGTAATGGGGCTGTAGCTATCATTAGGGATATGACTGAAGAGAAGAAGATTGATCAAATGAAACAGATGTTTATTGCAAATGTATCTCATGAACTGAGAACACCGATTCAAATGCTTCAAGGATATACGGAGGCCATTCTAGATGGTATTGTCAGCGAAAAGTCTGATGTGGATGAATTTCTAAATATTATTCTTGACGAATCAAAGCGTCTGAATCGTCTTGTGAATGAACTGCTGAATGTAGCTAGAATTGATGCCGGTGAACAAGTTCTGAATTTAGAAGCTACTGACATAGAGGAGCTGATAGAAAGAACGATAATGAACTTCAAACATGTGGCCGAGAAACATGAGACAGACATTCAAACTCATTATAGGCATCATTCTAAAGCTTGGTTAGACTATGATAAGATGATTCAGGTGATTACCAATATCATTGATAACGCACTACGCTATACTGTTGCAGGAGATGTAATTAGTATTCATACTGATGAAGACGATGAGAACCTCATCATCAGTATTTCTGATACAGGTGTGGGTATTGCGCCGAAACATATCGATAATATATTTGAACGTTTCTACAAGGTGGATCAGGCTAGGACGAGAGGTAAACATGGTACCGGATTAGGATTATTTATCGTCAAATCAATTATAGAAGGTCATCATGGCAGTATAAATGTGGATAGCAAGGTCGGCAAAGGCACAACATTTGTTATCTCAATCCCA
- a CDS encoding response regulator transcription factor: MKEKILIVDDEDRIRKLAKMYLEREGYETVEAEDGERALELALSEDFHCILLDIMLPGMDGIQVCKRLREEKSTPVIMLTAKGEEHNRVEGFEIGADDYIVKPFSPREVVLRVKAILRRSQSTMFIQQEAHAKDLIVFDSLVIDNDAHRVLADNKEVNLTPKEYELLLFLAKSPDKVFDREQLLKDVWHYEFYGDLRTVDTHVKRLREKLNKVSPHAADMIHTVWGVGYKFEVRD; this comes from the coding sequence ATGAAAGAAAAGATTTTAATAGTTGATGATGAAGATAGAATTAGAAAGCTTGCTAAGATGTATCTAGAAAGAGAAGGCTATGAAACTGTAGAAGCGGAAGATGGAGAGCGCGCGCTCGAGCTTGCGCTGAGTGAAGATTTTCATTGTATTTTACTAGATATCATGCTGCCTGGTATGGATGGTATCCAAGTATGCAAACGATTACGTGAAGAGAAATCTACGCCTGTTATTATGCTGACTGCAAAAGGAGAAGAACATAATCGCGTAGAAGGCTTTGAAATTGGGGCAGACGATTATATCGTCAAACCGTTCTCTCCACGAGAGGTTGTACTACGCGTAAAGGCAATTTTAAGACGTTCGCAATCAACAATGTTCATACAACAGGAAGCGCATGCGAAAGATCTGATCGTTTTTGATTCACTAGTGATAGATAATGATGCACATAGAGTGCTTGCAGATAATAAGGAGGTTAATTTAACTCCAAAGGAATATGAACTATTACTTTTTCTGGCTAAGAGTCCAGATAAAGTATTTGATCGTGAGCAACTGCTTAAAGATGTATGGCATTATGAGTTTTATGGTGATTTACGAACAGTTGATACACATGTGAAGCGATTAAGAGAAAAATTGAACAAAGTATCGCCACATGCTGCAGATATGATTCATACAGTATGGGGTGTAGGATATAAATTTGAGGTCAGAGACTGA
- the ccsB gene encoding c-type cytochrome biogenesis protein CcsB, with the protein MNNETLLNFSSTSLYAAFILYLIAILPFSASIKAKSKRYENMGVLLTTIGFALQLVYFITRWIASGHAPVSNMYEFLTMFGIMMVGGFLVINYIYHTPILALFSLPIAMLVIVYASMFSREVSPLIPALQSNWLAIHVITVTISYGILSVSSVAGLIYLLRYVDAKEKSKDAFWLEVVMYFIVLVLAFILTTIVMKGIVDYKEEYFYQDKNGMNAVAEYHLPGLVTFKDSTPVVKVDGTKESYKEVKRFDTGIELPPVINAQKLNTVVWSIIIGSILYGIIRLIARRTIFSVIKPLTNKVSLRLMDEICYRSVIIGFPLFALGGLLFASIWAQIAWSRFWGWDPKEVWALITFLFYAIFLHLRLGKGWEGKKSAWLAVIGLGIILFNVIAVNLIIAGLHSYA; encoded by the coding sequence ATGAATAATGAAACTTTATTAAATTTTAGTAGTACTTCTTTATACGCAGCATTTATTCTATATTTAATAGCGATTTTACCTTTTTCAGCAAGTATTAAAGCAAAATCGAAACGCTACGAAAATATGGGTGTCTTATTAACAACGATTGGTTTTGCATTGCAGCTTGTTTATTTTATCACAAGATGGATTGCTTCAGGCCACGCACCAGTAAGTAATATGTATGAATTCTTAACGATGTTCGGGATTATGATGGTAGGCGGATTTCTAGTTATCAATTATATCTATCATACACCGATACTTGCACTCTTCTCTTTACCGATTGCGATGCTTGTTATCGTCTATGCAAGTATGTTTTCAAGAGAAGTATCACCGTTAATTCCAGCGTTACAGAGTAACTGGCTTGCGATACACGTTATAACTGTAACTATCAGCTATGGCATTCTTTCTGTAAGCTCAGTGGCGGGATTGATCTATCTTCTGAGATATGTTGATGCGAAAGAGAAATCTAAAGACGCATTCTGGCTTGAGGTAGTCATGTATTTTATCGTATTAGTTTTAGCATTTATATTAACAACGATTGTAATGAAAGGTATTGTTGATTATAAGGAAGAATATTTCTATCAAGATAAAAATGGCATGAATGCAGTTGCTGAATACCATTTACCAGGATTAGTTACATTCAAGGATAGTACACCAGTTGTTAAAGTTGATGGGACGAAAGAAAGCTATAAAGAAGTTAAACGCTTTGACACAGGAATCGAATTACCACCTGTAATCAATGCACAGAAATTAAATACGGTCGTGTGGTCAATCATCATCGGTTCTATCCTTTATGGGATAATCAGACTCATCGCACGCAGAACTATTTTTTCGGTCATCAAACCTTTGACTAATAAAGTTTCGTTGAGATTAATGGACGAAATTTGTTATCGTTCTGTCATCATCGGATTTCCGTTATTTGCTCTTGGAGGATTATTATTTGCGAGTATTTGGGCGCAGATTGCATGGAGTAGATTCTGGGGCTGGGATCCTAAAGAAGTCTGGGCGTTAATTACATTCTTGTTCTATGCGATTTTCCTACATTTAAGATTAGGAAAGGGCTGGGAAGGTAAAAAATCAGCATGGCTTGCCGTTATTGGTCTCGGTATCATCTTATTTAATGTGATTGCGGTGAATCTAATCATTGCAGGTCTCCATTCCTATGCATAA
- a CDS encoding cytochrome c biogenesis protein ResB, giving the protein MKDQSIQCTCGHINPPGTQLCQNCGRLINDNYDKKKIADIMRYDGQAIRSKTKHKSLADKVWNFFASVKTGVILLVLTVIASAIGTMFPQQYFIPVGEDPSTFYQDKYGTLGLIYYRLGFDNLYTSWWFLILLALVAFSIIAASIDRGIPLHKSLTRQTVKKHPSFFKRQRLTLHDDRLDMSLIETLKDNKYKVREEAGFILAEKGRISRYGPYINHTGLIILLAGAMLRFVPMFYVDEFVGIGEGETKVIPGTENQYYIKNNQFIFEQYDKESMSNTNSKSADATMNKIAKNYESKITLFENKSDSSVIGSKPELVKLKDDSIRVNHPVKFDQFALYQNSFDQSQLETMLFKVQDKQGKQIGKNFEVKLDNPKDDYKISDTLNVHLRNYAPDFDKITENGALATKSPLPNNPAFVFEVNDGKKSEYSLLKIRSSQDISKDNQYDVKFVSATNKTITYLTVKKDLTLPILFVGFTIFLFGLAIGSYINHRRIWINTNEGTLAAHTNRNYYGFKREIDTMLHKHHLQEVNDKYEVEDKNE; this is encoded by the coding sequence ATGAAAGACCAATCAATTCAATGTACATGTGGACATATTAATCCGCCAGGTACACAGCTTTGTCAAAATTGTGGTCGCTTAATCAACGATAATTATGATAAGAAGAAAATCGCTGATATAATGCGCTATGATGGACAGGCCATCCGTAGTAAGACGAAACATAAATCATTGGCAGATAAAGTGTGGAACTTTTTCGCTTCTGTAAAGACGGGAGTTATACTACTTGTATTGACGGTAATTGCTTCTGCAATTGGGACGATGTTTCCACAGCAGTATTTTATTCCGGTCGGAGAAGATCCATCAACATTCTATCAGGACAAATATGGAACACTTGGACTGATTTATTATAGATTAGGCTTTGATAATCTTTATACCTCCTGGTGGTTCTTAATTTTACTTGCGCTTGTTGCATTCTCAATTATCGCAGCAAGTATCGATCGAGGCATACCGCTTCATAAATCGCTGACGAGACAGACAGTAAAAAAACATCCGTCATTTTTTAAACGTCAAAGACTCACTTTGCACGATGATAGATTAGATATGTCACTCATTGAGACATTGAAGGACAATAAATATAAAGTGCGTGAGGAAGCAGGTTTCATTCTTGCAGAAAAAGGAAGAATCAGTAGATATGGGCCATATATCAATCATACTGGACTAATAATTCTGCTTGCTGGAGCAATGCTGCGTTTTGTACCGATGTTTTATGTAGATGAATTCGTAGGTATTGGAGAAGGAGAGACGAAAGTCATTCCGGGTACTGAAAATCAGTATTACATAAAAAATAATCAATTTATCTTTGAACAGTATGATAAAGAATCAATGTCGAATACAAACAGTAAATCAGCTGATGCGACAATGAATAAAATTGCTAAAAACTATGAATCAAAAATTACGCTATTTGAGAATAAATCTGATTCATCAGTTATTGGTAGTAAACCAGAACTTGTAAAACTAAAAGATGATAGTATTCGCGTGAACCATCCAGTAAAGTTTGACCAGTTTGCACTCTATCAGAATAGTTTTGATCAGTCGCAGTTAGAAACGATGCTCTTTAAAGTACAAGATAAACAAGGTAAGCAAATCGGAAAAAACTTTGAGGTCAAGCTCGATAATCCGAAAGATGATTATAAAATCAGTGATACGTTGAATGTGCACCTACGTAACTATGCACCTGATTTTGATAAAATTACGGAGAATGGAGCACTAGCAACAAAATCTCCTTTACCGAACAATCCAGCATTTGTCTTTGAAGTGAATGATGGGAAAAAATCAGAATACAGCCTGCTAAAAATCCGATCATCACAAGATATATCGAAAGATAATCAGTATGATGTTAAATTTGTCAGCGCGACGAATAAAACAATAACGTATTTAACGGTCAAGAAGGATCTGACACTTCCTATATTATTTGTAGGATTTACAATTTTCCTATTTGGACTTGCAATAGGGTCTTATATTAATCATCGTAGAATCTGGATTAATACGAATGAAGGGACGCTCGCAGCTCATACGAATAGAAACTATTATGGATTTAAACGCGAGATAGATACGATGTTACATAAACATCATTTACAAGAAGTAAATGATAAGTATGAGGTGGAGGATAAGAATGAATAA
- the resA gene encoding thiol-disulfide oxidoreductase ResA, which translates to MQKSQKKWIQYIIMLLILIAIGFILYVSVVKDGEKVVKVGDKAPLFELENLEGEKVALSDYKGKGVILNFWGTWCNPCKEEMPDLNRMNKIYHSKGVEVLTVHVKDSPQQIKQFFSELPEEVELMVALDGSGDVMKAYNANDLPNTYVIDKNGIIKAHHKGQMSRADIKKYMDMVQP; encoded by the coding sequence ATGCAAAAGTCACAGAAAAAGTGGATTCAGTATATAATAATGCTGCTGATATTAATTGCTATTGGTTTTATATTATATGTGAGTGTTGTTAAAGATGGTGAGAAGGTTGTGAAAGTCGGAGATAAAGCACCGTTATTTGAACTTGAAAATTTAGAAGGTGAAAAAGTAGCATTAAGTGATTATAAAGGTAAAGGTGTTATTCTAAACTTCTGGGGAACATGGTGTAACCCATGTAAAGAAGAGATGCCTGACTTAAACCGCATGAACAAAATCTATCACTCTAAAGGTGTTGAAGTGCTTACAGTACATGTGAAAGATTCACCACAGCAAATAAAGCAGTTCTTCAGCGAACTGCCTGAAGAAGTAGAGTTAATGGTTGCGCTTGACGGTTCAGGAGATGTGATGAAAGCCTATAATGCAAATGATTTACCGAATACATATGTTATAGATAAAAATGGTATTATAAAGGCACACCATAAAGGGCAGATGTCACGTGCAGACATAAAAAAATATATGGATATGGTACAACCATAA
- a CDS encoding pseudouridine synthase: MNEQLERLQKVIAKSGVTSRRKAEVLITEGKVTVNGQTVTELGTKVKPSDIIEVEGIPLENPEKIYILFHKPTGVITSVSDEKGRKVVTDYFPGLNLRIFPVGRLDYDTSGLLLLTNDGDFANQMTHPKYKMKKKYVAKLKGFLLREQVKQLEKGIMLEDGKTAPALVKVKSQDKEKNTTLVEITIYEGRNRQVRRMFAHFGHEVVKLSRIEYGPLTLKGLNAGDARELSPHEVKTLRNMALNKS; the protein is encoded by the coding sequence ATGAATGAACAGTTAGAAAGATTGCAAAAAGTAATCGCAAAGAGTGGTGTTACATCAAGAAGGAAAGCTGAAGTGTTAATTACTGAAGGCAAAGTAACAGTAAACGGACAAACTGTGACTGAGCTCGGCACAAAAGTAAAGCCAAGTGATATTATCGAAGTAGAAGGTATCCCGCTAGAGAACCCAGAGAAAATTTATATTCTTTTCCATAAACCTACAGGTGTCATTACAAGTGTTTCTGATGAAAAAGGAAGAAAGGTCGTTACAGACTATTTTCCAGGTCTCAATTTAAGGATCTTTCCGGTTGGACGTCTGGATTATGATACGTCGGGCTTGCTCTTATTAACGAACGATGGAGACTTTGCAAACCAAATGACGCACCCTAAATATAAGATGAAGAAAAAATACGTTGCTAAACTAAAGGGATTCTTGTTACGTGAACAAGTAAAGCAACTTGAAAAAGGTATTATGCTTGAAGATGGTAAAACTGCTCCTGCACTTGTGAAAGTTAAGTCTCAAGATAAAGAGAAAAACACGACATTAGTTGAAATTACTATTTATGAAGGTAGAAATCGTCAAGTCCGTAGAATGTTTGCTCATTTTGGTCATGAAGTCGTTAAACTATCACGTATTGAGTATGGACCGCTAACACTAAAAGGGTTAAATGCAGGAGATGCAAGAGAATTAAGTCCCCATGAAGTTAAGACCTTAAGAAATATGGCATTAAATAAATCATAG
- the scpB gene encoding SMC-Scp complex subunit ScpB gives MVDKLEIITGLLYAAGDEGVDESTLCEVVQLTPVQISDMTRRFHHSVLEIRKLGDSYFLMANDSLTPYLQHLVTHTKEKKLTQASMETLAIIAYNQPLTRQDIEIARGVNSDGPIKTLIEKGLIKANEQKEARAKLLVTTQEFLRAFGLKSLDELPMDEEGNTESDEIERFFKNLETEDEL, from the coding sequence ATGGTTGATAAACTAGAAATTATAACTGGGTTATTATATGCAGCCGGAGATGAGGGCGTTGATGAATCGACTTTATGCGAAGTTGTACAGCTAACACCAGTACAAATAAGTGATATGACCAGGAGATTTCACCATAGTGTATTAGAGATAAGAAAGTTAGGAGACAGTTACTTTCTTATGGCTAATGACAGTTTAACACCGTATCTACAACACCTTGTTACACATACGAAAGAGAAGAAACTGACGCAAGCTTCAATGGAAACTTTAGCGATTATCGCATATAATCAGCCTCTGACGAGACAAGATATAGAAATTGCACGTGGTGTAAATTCTGATGGACCGATAAAGACACTCATTGAAAAAGGGCTTATTAAAGCAAATGAACAAAAAGAGGCTCGAGCTAAATTACTGGTGACAACACAGGAGTTTTTAAGAGCATTCGGCTTAAAAAGCCTGGATGAGCTCCCGATGGATGAAGAGGGTAATACAGAATCAGATGAAATTGAACGATTCTTTAAAAATTTAGAGACGGAGGATGAATTATGA
- a CDS encoding segregation/condensation protein A encodes MYEVKLASFQGPLDLLLHLIKQYEIDIYDISMKILTEQYINYIKEVTDLDINVHGDYLVMASELLRIKSRMLLPESTETVEETEDPREGLMNQLIEYQNYRMLAEILNEKKKEEERYFVKRGNDLSRFEKIDTSLELDLMDLITAYHKAKQRQHVVKPTISMTRDTYSIEDATKNIVEKLQHKQKITFADFVTFSETKTQIVTLFMALLELMKMETVKIRQEHTFGDIYIERGRCYNG; translated from the coding sequence ATGTATGAAGTAAAACTCGCGTCCTTTCAGGGACCACTCGATCTACTGCTCCATCTTATAAAGCAGTATGAAATCGATATCTATGATATATCGATGAAAATTCTGACTGAACAATATATCAATTATATCAAAGAAGTCACTGATTTAGATATCAATGTGCATGGCGATTATCTTGTAATGGCGAGTGAGTTGTTGCGCATCAAAAGTAGGATGCTTCTGCCAGAAAGTACAGAAACGGTTGAAGAAACTGAGGACCCGAGAGAGGGTCTGATGAACCAGCTTATTGAGTATCAGAACTATAGAATGTTAGCAGAAATACTCAATGAAAAAAAGAAGGAAGAAGAGCGATATTTTGTTAAACGTGGGAATGACCTTTCTCGATTCGAGAAGATTGATACCTCGTTAGAACTTGATTTGATGGATCTTATAACGGCATATCATAAGGCAAAGCAAAGACAGCATGTAGTAAAACCTACAATATCAATGACAAGGGATACATACTCAATTGAAGATGCAACTAAGAATATTGTTGAAAAGTTGCAGCACAAACAAAAGATTACGTTTGCTGATTTTGTAACATTTTCGGAAACTAAGACGCAGATTGTCACCCTTTTTATGGCTTTATTAGAACTAATGAAGATGGAGACGGTAAAAATACGTCAAGAGCATACATTTGGTGATATTTATATAGAAAGGGGCAGATGTTATAATGGTTGA